The window AAAAAGCAAGTAGTGTATGTAAAATGGTTTTGGCGGTATATCATGTTAATAATACAGCATCTACCAAGATTTATTTTCTATAGGACGCAGTTATAAGTGAAAATACGAGTTATTTTATTAAAGGTTGGGAGAAAATAAATGTTTCTTGTCTCATTAATCAAAACGTTGCGGGTATATCAATGGACCAAAAATTTCCTTGTTTTTGCCGCATTAATTTTTGCAGGTGAACTGCTTAATCTTTCATCTTTAATATACTCATTCATTGCCTTCCTCTCATTCTGTTTTGCAGCAAGTTCTGCCTATATTTTGAATGATATTATCGATATAGAGAAAGACCGACTCCATCCAGAAAAATCGCAACGTCCTATCCCCAGTGGAGAAATTAGTATCCCAACTGCGGTATTCCTGACTATATCCCTTGCAATATTATCTTTGGCTTTAGGTGAACTATTAGGACTACGTTTCATCTTTATCCTTTTGGTTTATGTTTTCTTAACTGTAAGTTATTCTCTCATCTGGAAAAAATTCTTCTTAGTTGATGTGCTTGTGTTAGCCTTAGGTTTTGTGACGAGGGCTGTTGCTGGGGCTGTAGCCATCAACGTGGTATTCTCAAATTGGTTGATTGTGTGCACCTTATTTCTGGCACTATTTTTAGGTTTGGGTAAAAGGCGTAGCGAATTACTATTACTAAAAGATGATGCGGAGAATCACCGTTCCGTGCTGGTTTATTACACCATAGAATATTTAGACCAATTGCTATTGATTGTCTCAGGAGGGGCTTTAATAACATTTACCATTTATACCTGTTCACCAGAGGTTATTCAACGCTTACATACAGACCGTCTTTATCTAACTCTGCCCTTTGTAATTTATGGTTTGTTCCGCTACCTCTATTTAGTCCGCTACCATGGTGAAGGTTCTGACCCGAGCAACGTATTAATTTCAGACAAACCTATTATCCTCTGTGTCCTACTATGGGCTCTCACGAATGTTGGCATTATATACAGCAGTAAAATACTATCTTTCCTGAACTTTTAATATGCGTCATAGGAGAGTTTTTAATGAATATAGGGCGGATTGATTTTCAAAAGTTAAGTAAACGTGTGATGGCAGTCGTTTTAGGTGGGGGTAGAGGCACGAGATTATATCCGCTAACCAAACTACGCTCCAAACCCGCTGTCCCTTTGTGTGGCAGGTATCGGCTTGTGGATATTCCACTCAGCAATTGCATCAATTCAGGGTTTATGCGTATTGTCGTTTTGACACAATTCAACAGCCATTCCTTAAACAGGCACATTATGAATTCATATCATTTTGATGCATTTCATCAGGGAAGTGTAACAATCCTTGCAGCAGAGCAAACCAATGAAACAGGCGATTGGTTTCAAGGAACAGCCGACGCTGTCCGTAAACATATACTTCATATTTATGACCCCGAAATACAATACTACTTAATATTATCGGGAGACCAGTTGTATCGTATGGATTATCGGGAACTTATCCGAACACACATCCAGAAAGAAGCCGATATCACCGTTTCTGCACTTCCCGTAGGACAGGATTCGGCATCGCAATTTGGAATTATGCAGGTAGATTTGGATGGGAACATTAAACGGTTTGTCGAAAAACCGAAGGAAAGCAACATATTAGAGCAATTAATAACACCCCCTTCCCTTTTTGATGAATTCGGTATATCCGCAGAAGGAAAACCATATCTCGCATCAATGGGTGTTTATGTTTTTAATGCGGATGTGTTAATTCGATTATTAAAGGAACATTTAGAGTGGATTGATTTTGGCAAACAATTGATACCAGGAGCCCTCAATCTACATCGCGTTTATGCTCATATGTTTGATGGGTTCTGGGAAGACATTGGAACAGTGCGTTCATATTATGATGTCAGTATTGCGATGACACGAGATAACCCACCCTTTGAATTTCACGATCCCGACCAGCCTATCTATACACATCGCCGTGCCCTACCTGGAGCAAGAATTATCCGCTCTGAGGTTGACCATGCGATTATCTGTTCAGGGGCTCGGATTGAAACAGCAAAGATAATGAACTCTATTATCGGCATCCGCAGTGTTATCCGAAAAGACACTCTTGTCGACCATAGCATTATTTGCGGTGCCGATTCTTTTGAAATGGGTAATATTCGTCATCCCTCAGGCATCCCGATGGGTATCGGCGACGGAAGTGTAATTAAAAAAGCCATTATTGACCATAATGCCCGCATCGGAAAAAATGTGTTCATTTGTGGAAGTGATGAGTTAAAAGACCATGAAGGGGACGGATATTCGATACGGGATGGCATCGTTGTTGTCCACAAAAATGCTGTTATTTCAGATGGTACACAAATAGGAAAGGTATAAATGAGCAACACATCTACAGATACCGAACCTATCCACAACGAATTCCGCTGGTATGAGGGGCTGGCAATTTGCCTTTCTATGATAGGGGTGCAATTATGTAGTGAGGTTATCAATCAATGGGGACTATATTTCTATTCACCTTCTGGCGGAGTGGGTAGAATGGTCTATGTATCCATTGGATTGGTTGGATATATTTTTATCATTGGCACATTTTGGGATGCATTTAGCAGTCCCGTAGTTGGTGCATTGTCAGACAAGACACCAACCCGACCTGGACGTTGGCGAATTATCCCCATATACGGACGTCGACGCCCATACATTTTCTCAGGTGCCCTCCTCATGATATTTACCATGATAGGGTTCTGGTATCCACCAATAAATCATACCTCCATTATAAATTTTATCTATGGCACCGTTCTCCTGTGTGCCCACTGGACCCTTTTCTCGGTCGCAGTTATTCCCCTGAACGCTTTGGGTCCAGAGATTGCTCGCTCCGAATCAGCACGGGTTGCACTCGGAACATGGACTGCAATAGGCATGATTGTAGGATTAGCAATGGCAAACGCATTGCCAGGTATCTTAATCTCCAAATTAGACCCTGCCCGTGTTGAAAACCACCTCGAAATAATCACAGAAAACCAGACCCATTCAGACACGACCGAACAAGAAATTCGTACCTGGCTAATCTCATGGGAAATTCCTGAAAACGATTTAGGCAACCAACTATCATCTTGTTTGATAAAGAACGATTCTACAGACAGAAGAAATCAAAACCTTTACTCTCTACAAGGTGTATTGTTTGAACAACTTCAAGAAAGAAGTATCCAGAAGGCAGTCGATACCATCCTCAAAAAATCCGAAATTTCATCCTATCAAAGACTACCACGGAAAGCCTTTTTAGCCATTCAGGTCTCATCTAATAACCCACCAGAGGCTGTATTAAATCGAATGCATAAGGAAATATGTTCTTTTCTACTTCCTCATATTTCCCAGTTTATAGAGGCATCCCTTGAAGCAGAAAATTACAAAATATATATTCACACCAAACTATTGGAACCTATAAAATCAGCAGACCTGAAAACCCCTTCATTACAAAACAAAGACATATCACTTCAAGGGGAGAGTTTAATCATCACGGATGAAAAACCTATTTCCGAGTTAGACTATGAAACAATAAAAGCGGAAGTACTCAAACTATGTGTTCAAAAAAATGTTTTGTGTTCCGATACTGGTATTGAAAATACTTGCACTATCATTATCTCTAAAGCATTAGCCAATAATCTTGCAATTGCAGAAATCCAAAATTCTATTGCAGGAAGTATCATAAAAAATACACATTGGATTAGCGAAAGTTATTCTCCCACTGGGTATCGGCGGGTTGCTACAGTATTCGCCATCATATCATTTATCTTGTTCATGTTGCCTGTAATATGTATACGGGAACGATATGACTCCACAGCGGTGCAAAGTGAACCATTACCTTGGGGACAAGGATTGAAAGATGCTTTACGGAACAAACCATTCATGATTTACGCATGGTCATTTTTCTTGTTTACTATCGGATTTCTGGCGGTTCAACGTGTACTACCCTATTGGGCGGAACTGGGTTTGGACGGTGATGAAAGCACAATCACATTCCTGCTGATACCATTCATTCTTGTGGCTATCGTATCATACGCAGTCATACCAATAGCAGCAAAATATATGCACATGAAATGGCTTATGTTTATCGCATTAGGAATAATCGCGTCAGGAATGCCATTTTTATATCTCATCGGCAAACTAAATGTTGACTTTACAGTACGGACAATCTTAGGTATGGTATTGTTCGGGTATTGTGGAATAGGTCAGGCAATTATTTATGTAATGATGATACCTATGTTAGGCGATATCATCGATTACGATGAGCAATTTTCAGGGGAACGACGTGAGGCTGTGTATAATGGACTTAGTGCGTTCATTTGGAAAGCATCCATGGCTGGGTCTATCTGGCTTGCTTCGCAATCCATGAGTTATTGGGGAAATTCGATACAGCAGTACACAGGCGTCTTGTTGGTCGGACCTTTCGCTGGACTATTCGGACTGCTTGGCATGATTCTCATTTCTTTTTATCCTTCTCATTGGCGGAATACTAAGTGATGGCGAAACAAATATTGCATACCTAAATAGTTAAAACCATAAAATAAGAAGGTAATACATTTCCTACGCGTGTGGATGTGCTCTTTGATAGACTTCGCGGAGATGTTCAATGCTAACATGGGTATAGATTTGTGTAGTCGACAATTGCTCATGACCCAATATTTCCTGCACAACTCGTAGGTCTGCTCCTCCGTTTAACATGTGTGTCGCAAAACTATGCCGTAATGTATGAGGTGAAACATCATCTCGCCACGGCAGTGCCTGTCTCGAATACTTCTCAACAATCCGTTGGATACTGCGTGTTGTCAGGGGTCCACCTCTGGCGTTAACAAAAACGATATTATGTGTCGGGTTACCTAACTCTTTACGGATAAATAAATATTTTGTCAGGAACTGGATAGCATAAGAACCTAACGGAACGAGTCGTTCTTTACGACGTTTCCCCAACACACGAATCAACCCACTTTGAAAATCAATAGAAGACAAGGTTAACATTGCAGACTCATTGGCTCGCATTCCTGTCGAGTATAAAACCTCTAATAATGCACGGTCACGAATAGAAATTGGGTCGTCCCCATCCACTGCCTCAAGCAATCTCATCACTTCTTCAACTGTAAGTACCGCTGGTAGGTCTCTTCGCTGTTTCGGTGTCCTTAAACTTAACACTGGATTTTTCTGAAGTAGTCCCTGTCGAATGAAAAAACGATAAACCGTTTTTAATGCAGATAATTTCCGTGATGCTGTTTTCGTTGAACTGCCAGAACTCTGAACGTGTGCTAAAAAACTACGAATATCATTTTTTGTTACATCTTTAAGCAGGTCAAGGCTTGCCACAATACGTTGTTTCCGAGTTTCTTCCGCTTCCAAGGTAAATGCCTGATATCGGTTTAATATAAAATCACAAAAGTGTTCAAGGTCACATTCGTATGCCCGTATCGTATGCTCGGATAAACCCCTTTCTACTCGGAGATGTTCAAAGAAGATTTCAAGTGATAAGTCAATCATACCTTATAATACAATTTAAATCCCAACAAAACTAAATTTCATTAATATCGTCTTCTTCAACCTCTACCTGATGTTTACAATCAGGGTTAGGGCATACCTGTAATTTCTTGCCACCTCTCTTCTTTTGCAAAAGAGTCCATGGATAATTACACTTCGGGCATGGGGTATGTTTTTGAATATCACCATTAAGAATTACATTACAATCAGGATATTTAGAACAACCTAAAAATCTACCACGTCGGCTCATCCGATATTGTAATTTTCCATCACAGCCTTTTCGCGGACACGGTATATCCAAATCCATCGGTTTTGTAAAACGGCACTTAGGATAATTCTCACAGCCATAGAATTCTTCATTGTTTTTTGAAGATTTACGGATAACCAGATTTGCTCCACATTTTGGGCACGTTTCATCGGTTTTAACAGGCTCCTGAGATACGATCTGAACAAGTTCTCCTTGCTCATTAAACGTAAACATCGCCCTGCAGTCTGGATAACCCGTGCATAATAAAATCGAGCCCGACTTGTTGTACCGCAGAGATAACGGCTTCCCACACGCAGGACAATCTCTGTCTGTCTTCCGTGTTAGTACTTTTGGTAATGACTTTATGAATTTACATTCTGGGTAATTAGGGCATGCAAGAAAAAAACCATACCTGCCTTCACGAACTTCAAGTACAGTTCCACATTTTTCACAAAGGATGTCTTTACCGAAAATTTCGCGGACAATATTCTTTTGTGCTTCTGTTAAATCACTTTGAAACGCTTTATAAAATTGTTCAAGCAATTGGTGCCATTCAAGTTGGCCCTCTTCAATCTCATCTAATTCTTCCTCCATTTTCGCTGTAAAACCGTAATCAAGGATGTCAGGGAATAACTGCACCAGCAGTCGGTTTACCTCTTCTCCTAATGGAGTAGGTTTAAGTCTGCCCTTTTCCCGCACCACATAGCCACGGTCGCGAATGGTCTTCAATGTCGGGGCATACGTGCTCGGTCTGCCAATCCCTTTCTCTTCCAAAGCACGGATAAGGCTGGCTTCAGTGTATCGTGCTGGTGGTTTCGTAAAATGTTGTATACCATTAAAATCCTTACCCTGTAAACTATCGTTAACCGCTAACAGTGGTAACTGCTGTTTCCCATTATCCTCATCACCATTCGTATCATCTCGTTCCTCATCGTAAACTGTGGTAAAACCAGAAAAAATAGGCGTCGTGTCTGTTGCACGAAAGATATATTTTTTATCAGCCCCATCAATTTCTACAGTTCTTTGTTTATAAATAGCGGGTGGCATTTGAGAAGCAAGGAACCTTTGCCAAATTAAGTTATAAAGTTTATACTGGTCTTCCGATAAGTAAGGCTTTACCTGTTCTGGCAACCTAAATGCAGACGTAGGACGGATGGCTTCATGTGCATCCTGAGCCCCTTTCTTGGAACGATAATAATTAGGCTTCTCGGGCAGATAATCTACACCATATTTTTGTTCAATTACCGCACGGACTTCGGCAATGGCTTCCGATTCTATTCGTAATGAATCTGTCCTCATATATGTAATTAATCCAATCGCACCTTCTTCGCCTAACTCAACCCCTTCATACAAATCCTGTGCAAGTCGCATCGTATATTCTGGGGCAAATCGAAGTTTCCGTGATGCTTCCTGCTGAAGTGTACTGGTAATAAATGGAGGCAAGGGATTTTTTCGCACCTCCTTCTCCTCAATGTTATCAACTCGGAATGTGCCTACTTCTCTTACATGCGAAAGGACAGTTTCGGTTTCCTGCTCATTATTTAACTCTGGTTCTTTGTCGTCTACTTTAATTAATTTTGCTGTAAATGTTTCGTTTTCACCCTTTACAAATGTGCCTTCAATAGTCCAGTATTCCTTTACAACAAAATTGCGTATTTCCTCCTCACGTTCACAAACCAATCGCACCGCTACGGATTGGACACGACCTGCACTTAACCCCTTACGCACAGACCACTGCACCAATGGGCTCAATTTATAACCAACCAGACGGTCTAAAATTCGCCTCGCCTGTTGGGCATAGACAAGGTTCATATCGATGCTACGTGGATGACTCACTGCTTCTTTAATCGCCTTTTCTGTGATTGCATTAAATGTAATTCGTTCCACAGGTTTCTTTACTGGACGAAGCACCTCAGAAATATGCCAGCCAATGGCTTCTCCCTCACGGTCAGGGTCAGAGGCTATAATAATTTTTTCCGATTTCTCCGCTTCCTTTTTAAGTTGACTTACTATCTTCTTTGACTTCGGCAAAATTGTATATTCAGGAACAAAATTGTCTTTAATATTAACTCCTAACCGCTCCTGAGGTAGGTCACGTATATGCCCAAAACTGGACACAACATGGTAATCCTTACCTAAATATTTATTTATCGTTCTGGCTTTTGCTGGGGACTCCACAACTACTAAATATTTACTCATACTTCTTGGCTCCGTTTTTCCTTTCTAAATATACCATAATTTACCTTTTTTGTGTCATTTAAGACCTTTTTTACAAAAAACATATCTATTAAACAAATTTACTAACACATTTATTACCTGCACACTCTGCGAAATTAATCTATAAGCCGAGACACTACATAGTGTCCTGTTGCATTCCCAGTTCAAACAAAAACAGTTTCATCACCAAGTGCCACACCGATAATCATTTTCATCTCTTCGTATGTATATCGTGGACCTAACGCTATTTGAATCACATTAATCAATACTTCCAAATTTACTTTACCACGAGATTGTTCTAACCACTCAAGCAATAATATGCGGTCGATAGGTGTTATCATCTGAAAATAATGTAACCGTTGAAGGGCGGTATAGGCTTCATCAGATAACTTTAATCGGTCCTGTTCAGGGATGTAAAAACTGGTATGGGAAAGCTTAGGAAATTTCGACCTTAACGACCTCTTTGATACTTCCTGCTTTTTCCATACCCGATTTAATGCATCCTCAATATCCGAAGATTTAAAACCCTGTCGGCTCAATTTCCTGCGGAGTGTTGTCTTTGTTATGTTTCCAGTACGGTTTTCCTGTAAAAACGACTTAATCTTATCCTCTATTTTCTTTACTTCTGAATTCATATCTTCCTTTTACTTCGAATTTACAAAACTCCATTTGTTTCTTTTATTCAATATTACCCAAAAATAGATTATAAAATAAAACGTCTCTTCATTAAAAATCAGTAACATTTAACACTCAACAATAGTGCGAATAATGCTATTGAAAAAGAGACTATGGCATGATATCGTCCATATACTTCGCTTTCTTCTCTTCAAATTCCTTTCGAATAAGCGTTCTATGTTCCTCTCGTATCTTTGCTCTTTTTGACTTAACGGGTCCTAATTTTGGAGGTCTATATTTAAAGACGAGGAGCAAAATAAGAATAACAAAAACGATTTCCACATACGCAATCCACGGAGGAATATACGAATTTTTATTCCAAAAATCAATTAACGGCGTGCCCCAGTCAGGTACTTCTGGCGGTTTACCTTCTTCACGGAGCATTTTCATGTCTGTATTAACCTTGAACCAGACAACTAACGCAACAAAATAATGAACGATGATATGCATAATAACAAGATAGATACAACTCTCAATACCGTAGAAAATAAAAGGTAAAGACCATTTACGTGTTAAAAAGATAATTGGCACCATAAAAACCGCTATGATAGCATAGGTCTGCCAATGCTCAAGTAAATGGGTGTAAATGATGTCATACAGTTCAGCAAATGTCATATAACAAGCCCTATCTTTGTTAGGAAACTAAAAAACCACTGTTTATATAAAGATATTATAATACAATTCGTATCATTTTTATCCATTAAAAACGGAAGCCATGTTCTTTTCGAAACATGGCTTCGTTGCGGTAACTATATCGTTGGGAAGTCTGTGGTGATTATTCAACATTAATACGCACACGATGCGCCTTAGCGGATTCGCTTTTCGGCAATCGTATATTTAATACGCCATTTTTATATTTTGCCTCGGCTTTTTCCGCAACGACTTCACAAGGCAAAGGAATGACACGAGAGAAGGAACCATATTGACATTCTGCATAGTAGTATGAACGGTCCTTCTTTTCCTGCTGGAATTTCTTTTCACCCCGCAGGATAAGCCTTTGCCCCTGAAGCTCAACCTCAAAATCCTTTTCGGATAAGCCTGGCATTTCTGCATTTATGATGACCTCATCATCACTTTCTTCGACATCTACCGCAGGAAATGTTGCGGTATTGAACACGTCGAAGAAGAAAGGTTCATGCGTGAGCCAATTTCCCGAATCCTTTCGGGAGGTTAACAAACGGTCAAACCAATTGTTGACGGTTTGCCGTAAATCGTTTAATCTTTCTTTAATTTGAACTGGAACCAACGTGTTACGCATAAACCTCACCTCCTTTTATTTTTTATATGGGCAGATTCACTACTGAACCTGCCCATTTATTCCTTAACTGACAGTAACAGGAATTTGTTTTGGTTTGGCTTCTTCTTTCTTAGGTAAGTGGATAATCAATACACCATTCTTCAGTTCCGCCTTGATTTTCTCCTGATCCGTCTTATCACTTAACTGGAATTGACGGAAATAGGGATATAATTCAAACTCCCGATAGGTTGGGTCTACATTCAAATTGCTTTTTGCAACAGCCTTGATAGTCAGGATGTCATTCTCCACCTGAATCTGGACATCTTCTTTCTGAACACCAGGTAAGTCCGCAATGACTGTTAAACCTTCTGATGTCTCAAAGATGTCCACAGGCGGTCGTAGTGTCTTTGAACTGTCCCGTGTATCAGGAACATGTTTAGATTGGGTCTTGACAGGAATTGTTGTTTCTTTCATAGCCAACACCTCCTTTTTTATTTAGTATATTAACTTACAGATATTGCAATTTGTTTGGGTTTAGCCGATTCGGCTTTAGGGAGCGTTAGCATCAAAATACCATTCTTATACTCCGCCTTGACTTTATCCGAATCTACATCGACAGGAAGTGAAATTGTGCGGATAAATTTACCAGCACCACGCTCATTGCGATGGAAAGCCTCCGGTTTTACATCCTTCACCGCAGGTTTCTCTCCTGCAATGCGGACAGTGTTATTAAGAACGGAGACTTCCAATGTCTCAGGGTTAATCCCTGGAGCCAATGCCTCCACGTAGACATTATCTTTATCCTCTGCAATATTGACAAGAGGATAAGTACGTGCCGAAATACCTGGCAAGAACGAGAAGCGGAACGAAGGGATGTCCCAGACATCCTCATTGAAAATGCGGAACAAATCATCCATCTCACGTTTGATTTGTTCTAATTCTTGAATTGGATCCCACCATCTTCTCATAGCTAACACCTCCTTTTATTAAGGTTTAGGTTGTTTCTACATTTTTCAAATTTCATTCTACATTTAGCAAACACCATGCCAAACTGAAATGAATAAAAAGTGTCTGAAAACACAGGATTTTATATAGGCTGTTCCTTAGTGAAAGATATACCTGTTTCATTTCCATACTTAAAAATAAAACACCCGTTTCACATTGACACATAAGCCAATATTCGAACTGTCCAACTTGTCCAACTCCCAACTATAACCCTTTAAAATCCATTCCAAACTATGTTATAATACTAACAATCCCTCCATAATCTATCCCAAATAAATATAAATTAGGTAGTTTTATATATGTGGTATCGATTTGCTCCGATAATCTTATTGATATTATCGAATCTGTTCATGACTTATGCGTGGTATGGTCATTTGAAGGATATGAAGAGTAAGCCTATATTTATGGCAATTGTATTTAGTTGGTGTGTAGCGTTTTTTGAATATTGCCTTCAAGTGCCTGCTAACCGTATTGGGTTTCAGTTTTTAAGTTTAAGTCAGTTAAAGGTACTTCAAGAAGTTATTACGATGGTAGTATTTGCTATTTTCTCGGTTGTATATATGAAAGAGCAAATTCGTATGGATTTTGTATGGGCTTCCATGTGCCTTGTGGGTGCTGTATATTTTATGTTTCGGGGTATGTTTGCTAATTAGACAGTTGTCCACACGGACATGAATGGGGGTTGTTGTAGAATATCCAGTACGCCTAAAATGTCGGGATAAGGAGAGATGTAATCAGCGTATTCTTTTATCTCTTTATGTGCATTGGCAGGGCATGCGAAAAAGGCTACCTGTTCGCGAATAGCAATATCACCTGAGGTATCTCCGATACCTACTGCTTCGTTACGATTGGACTCCAATTCATTCAATATAACCTTTATGGCTTCACCTTTATTGACACCAGCAAGTGATATATTCAAATAGTAATGGCTCGGTTGGATAACTAATTCAGGTCCACCCTGTTGTTTGACAAAATTATGGATGGTATCTATCATTTCATTAAATAATTCTGGTTTCTGGCTGAACAGTGAGAGTTGAGCTTCTTTCCCAAATTGATAAATTACTTCAGGTTGCTTAGGTAACAGTTCTTTTTCAATAAATAATCGTAGGTTGCGTAATCCTTGAATTTTTTCTGATGTTACACCAGGACCGAATCGTGACATATTGTCTTTTAATGTATAAATAACTGCGCCGTTTTCACATACAAGTGGAGCACGCAAATCAAAAATCTTTGCCCAGACTTCTACATAAGGTTGAGGTCTACCTGTGCATAAAATTAATGGCACAGGATAAGGACTGTTTCTTCTTCTTTTATGAAAAAACTCTGCCAATTGTTTAAAGGTATCCCAGTTCCATGCCTCTGAAGT is drawn from Candidatus Hydrogenedens sp. and contains these coding sequences:
- a CDS encoding decaprenyl-phosphate phosphoribosyltransferase, with protein sequence MFLVSLIKTLRVYQWTKNFLVFAALIFAGELLNLSSLIYSFIAFLSFCFAASSAYILNDIIDIEKDRLHPEKSQRPIPSGEISIPTAVFLTISLAILSLALGELLGLRFIFILLVYVFLTVSYSLIWKKFFLVDVLVLALGFVTRAVAGAVAINVVFSNWLIVCTLFLALFLGLGKRRSELLLLKDDAENHRSVLVYYTIEYLDQLLLIVSGGALITFTIYTCSPEVIQRLHTDRLYLTLPFVIYGLFRYLYLVRYHGEGSDPSNVLISDKPIILCVLLWALTNVGIIYSSKILSFLNF
- a CDS encoding glucose-1-phosphate adenylyltransferase, with the protein product MNIGRIDFQKLSKRVMAVVLGGGRGTRLYPLTKLRSKPAVPLCGRYRLVDIPLSNCINSGFMRIVVLTQFNSHSLNRHIMNSYHFDAFHQGSVTILAAEQTNETGDWFQGTADAVRKHILHIYDPEIQYYLILSGDQLYRMDYRELIRTHIQKEADITVSALPVGQDSASQFGIMQVDLDGNIKRFVEKPKESNILEQLITPPSLFDEFGISAEGKPYLASMGVYVFNADVLIRLLKEHLEWIDFGKQLIPGALNLHRVYAHMFDGFWEDIGTVRSYYDVSIAMTRDNPPFEFHDPDQPIYTHRRALPGARIIRSEVDHAIICSGARIETAKIMNSIIGIRSVIRKDTLVDHSIICGADSFEMGNIRHPSGIPMGIGDGSVIKKAIIDHNARIGKNVFICGSDELKDHEGDGYSIRDGIVVVHKNAVISDGTQIGKV
- a CDS encoding MFS transporter; translation: MSNTSTDTEPIHNEFRWYEGLAICLSMIGVQLCSEVINQWGLYFYSPSGGVGRMVYVSIGLVGYIFIIGTFWDAFSSPVVGALSDKTPTRPGRWRIIPIYGRRRPYIFSGALLMIFTMIGFWYPPINHTSIINFIYGTVLLCAHWTLFSVAVIPLNALGPEIARSESARVALGTWTAIGMIVGLAMANALPGILISKLDPARVENHLEIITENQTHSDTTEQEIRTWLISWEIPENDLGNQLSSCLIKNDSTDRRNQNLYSLQGVLFEQLQERSIQKAVDTILKKSEISSYQRLPRKAFLAIQVSSNNPPEAVLNRMHKEICSFLLPHISQFIEASLEAENYKIYIHTKLLEPIKSADLKTPSLQNKDISLQGESLIITDEKPISELDYETIKAEVLKLCVQKNVLCSDTGIENTCTIIISKALANNLAIAEIQNSIAGSIIKNTHWISESYSPTGYRRVATVFAIISFILFMLPVICIRERYDSTAVQSEPLPWGQGLKDALRNKPFMIYAWSFFLFTIGFLAVQRVLPYWAELGLDGDESTITFLLIPFILVAIVSYAVIPIAAKYMHMKWLMFIALGIIASGMPFLYLIGKLNVDFTVRTILGMVLFGYCGIGQAIIYVMMIPMLGDIIDYDEQFSGERREAVYNGLSAFIWKASMAGSIWLASQSMSYWGNSIQQYTGVLLVGPFAGLFGLLGMILISFYPSHWRNTK
- a CDS encoding tyrosine recombinase XerC, whose translation is MIDLSLEIFFEHLRVERGLSEHTIRAYECDLEHFCDFILNRYQAFTLEAEETRKQRIVASLDLLKDVTKNDIRSFLAHVQSSGSSTKTASRKLSALKTVYRFFIRQGLLQKNPVLSLRTPKQRRDLPAVLTVEEVMRLLEAVDGDDPISIRDRALLEVLYSTGMRANESAMLTLSSIDFQSGLIRVLGKRRKERLVPLGSYAIQFLTKYLFIRKELGNPTHNIVFVNARGGPLTTRSIQRIVEKYSRQALPWRDDVSPHTLRHSFATHMLNGGADLRVVQEILGHEQLSTTQIYTHVSIEHLREVYQRAHPHA
- the topA gene encoding type I DNA topoisomerase; this translates as MSKYLVVVESPAKARTINKYLGKDYHVVSSFGHIRDLPQERLGVNIKDNFVPEYTILPKSKKIVSQLKKEAEKSEKIIIASDPDREGEAIGWHISEVLRPVKKPVERITFNAITEKAIKEAVSHPRSIDMNLVYAQQARRILDRLVGYKLSPLVQWSVRKGLSAGRVQSVAVRLVCEREEEIRNFVVKEYWTIEGTFVKGENETFTAKLIKVDDKEPELNNEQETETVLSHVREVGTFRVDNIEEKEVRKNPLPPFITSTLQQEASRKLRFAPEYTMRLAQDLYEGVELGEEGAIGLITYMRTDSLRIESEAIAEVRAVIEQKYGVDYLPEKPNYYRSKKGAQDAHEAIRPTSAFRLPEQVKPYLSEDQYKLYNLIWQRFLASQMPPAIYKQRTVEIDGADKKYIFRATDTTPIFSGFTTVYDEERDDTNGDEDNGKQQLPLLAVNDSLQGKDFNGIQHFTKPPARYTEASLIRALEEKGIGRPSTYAPTLKTIRDRGYVVREKGRLKPTPLGEEVNRLLVQLFPDILDYGFTAKMEEELDEIEEGQLEWHQLLEQFYKAFQSDLTEAQKNIVREIFGKDILCEKCGTVLEVREGRYGFFLACPNYPECKFIKSLPKVLTRKTDRDCPACGKPLSLRYNKSGSILLCTGYPDCRAMFTFNEQGELVQIVSQEPVKTDETCPKCGANLVIRKSSKNNEEFYGCENYPKCRFTKPMDLDIPCPRKGCDGKLQYRMSRRGRFLGCSKYPDCNVILNGDIQKHTPCPKCNYPWTLLQKKRGGKKLQVCPNPDCKHQVEVEEDDINEI
- a CDS encoding DUF494 family protein, which translates into the protein MNSEVKKIEDKIKSFLQENRTGNITKTTLRRKLSRQGFKSSDIEDALNRVWKKQEVSKRSLRSKFPKLSHTSFYIPEQDRLKLSDEAYTALQRLHYFQMITPIDRILLLEWLEQSRGKVNLEVLINVIQIALGPRYTYEEMKMIIGVALGDETVFV
- a CDS encoding Hsp20/alpha crystallin family protein — encoded protein: MRNTLVPVQIKERLNDLRQTVNNWFDRLLTSRKDSGNWLTHEPFFFDVFNTATFPAVDVEESDDEVIINAEMPGLSEKDFEVELQGQRLILRGEKKFQQEKKDRSYYYAECQYGSFSRVIPLPCEVVAEKAEAKYKNGVLNIRLPKSESAKAHRVRINVE
- a CDS encoding Hsp20/alpha crystallin family protein, whose amino-acid sequence is MKETTIPVKTQSKHVPDTRDSSKTLRPPVDIFETSEGLTVIADLPGVQKEDVQIQVENDILTIKAVAKSNLNVDPTYREFELYPYFRQFQLSDKTDQEKIKAELKNGVLIIHLPKKEEAKPKQIPVTVS
- a CDS encoding Hsp20/alpha crystallin family protein, which gives rise to MRRWWDPIQELEQIKREMDDLFRIFNEDVWDIPSFRFSFLPGISARTYPLVNIAEDKDNVYVEALAPGINPETLEVSVLNNTVRIAGEKPAVKDVKPEAFHRNERGAGKFIRTISLPVDVDSDKVKAEYKNGILMLTLPKAESAKPKQIAISVS